A genomic segment from Paenibacillus sp. FSL K6-1096 encodes:
- a CDS encoding alpha/beta hydrolase, giving the protein MADPTNGKHVYIVHGYGATPANHWFRWLQERLAADGITADILEMPAPLSPNLQEWLKHLSSKAAVLNQDTYFVAHSLGCVSLLKYLLNAKPQEPLGGLVLVSGFTKPLPDLPMLDEFTKEQTDYSGAAALAPRRAVIASRDDDIVPAALSKELAQVIHADFYEVEHGGHFLDSDGFTTLPIAYDVLRDMIVQTNE; this is encoded by the coding sequence ATGGCTGATCCGACAAACGGCAAGCATGTTTATATTGTTCATGGTTACGGGGCTACTCCGGCGAATCATTGGTTTCGCTGGTTACAGGAGCGGCTCGCGGCAGACGGGATTACGGCGGATATTCTGGAAATGCCGGCGCCCTTATCGCCTAACCTCCAGGAATGGCTGAAGCATCTCTCCAGTAAGGCCGCGGTGCTGAACCAAGACACCTATTTCGTTGCTCACAGCTTAGGCTGTGTCTCTCTGCTCAAGTATCTGCTGAACGCGAAGCCGCAGGAGCCGCTCGGCGGTCTGGTTCTCGTATCCGGCTTCACCAAGCCGCTGCCCGACCTGCCCATGCTTGACGAATTCACGAAGGAGCAGACCGACTACAGCGGGGCCGCAGCGCTAGCCCCAAGGCGCGCAGTGATTGCCTCCAGGGATGATGACATTGTGCCAGCCGCGCTCAGCAAGGAATTAGCACAAGTCATTCATGCTGATTTCTACGAGGTGGAGCACGGCGGACATTTTCTCGACAGCGACGGCTTTACTACTCTACCTATTGCCTATGATGTTCTGCGCGATATGATCGTGCAGACTAATGAATAA
- a CDS encoding MFS transporter encodes MITQWKKTFAFIFSGQIFSILTSAMVQFSIIWHLTETTGSATVLMLAGLAGFLPQAVLGPFIGVWLDRWNRKLTMIVSDSAIALSSLALGVYYLWGEPSLWIVYAILLIRSAASSFHAPSFQAAIPLIAPEDQLTRVAGWNQLIFSASSVLGPALGIAVYSATSLGAVLLLDVAGALIANLMLLFVHIHQPKPESVETPSFRKEFILGWRAFLSHKPIVTVTVAMAVFSVVFMPLAMLFPLMTLSHFGRGGYSASLIEAVFGIGMILGGALLSVLASRWKDTTYMSVSLVVIGLTCVLSGIVGREAFLAFTVLSFLMGAAAPLFNGPYMAMIQKSYEPELLGRVLSFVTSIGLLSSPIGLALAGPVADRFGVPFWFFWSGIVVVLIGVFLLARFAGTGADEPSASE; translated from the coding sequence ATGATTACTCAATGGAAAAAGACGTTCGCCTTCATCTTCAGCGGACAAATCTTCTCAATATTAACATCTGCGATGGTTCAGTTCTCCATCATCTGGCACCTCACCGAGACGACAGGGTCGGCTACCGTGCTGATGCTTGCCGGGCTGGCCGGGTTCCTGCCGCAAGCCGTACTAGGCCCATTCATCGGCGTCTGGCTCGACCGCTGGAACCGTAAGCTCACTATGATTGTGTCGGACAGCGCCATCGCGTTATCCAGTCTGGCTCTGGGTGTTTATTATCTATGGGGGGAGCCGAGCTTATGGATCGTATATGCCATCCTGCTGATTCGTTCGGCAGCCTCGTCCTTCCATGCCCCTTCGTTCCAGGCTGCGATTCCTCTGATTGCGCCGGAGGACCAGCTCACCCGGGTGGCAGGCTGGAACCAGCTCATCTTCTCCGCTTCCAGCGTACTTGGACCCGCGCTTGGAATAGCGGTATACTCGGCTACTTCTCTGGGAGCCGTGCTGCTCTTAGATGTCGCTGGCGCTTTAATCGCTAACCTTATGCTTCTGTTCGTTCACATTCATCAGCCGAAGCCGGAAAGCGTCGAAACACCCTCGTTCCGTAAGGAGTTTATTCTCGGCTGGCGGGCCTTCCTGTCGCACAAGCCCATTGTTACAGTAACGGTTGCCATGGCGGTCTTCAGCGTGGTCTTCATGCCGCTGGCGATGCTGTTTCCCTTGATGACGCTGTCCCATTTCGGACGCGGCGGTTACAGCGCCAGCCTGATCGAGGCCGTATTCGGGATCGGGATGATCCTTGGCGGTGCGCTGCTGTCGGTGCTTGCTTCCAGGTGGAAGGACACCACCTATATGAGTGTGAGTCTGGTTGTAATCGGGCTCACCTGTGTCCTGAGCGGGATAGTAGGGCGCGAGGCGTTCCTTGCTTTTACCGTCCTCTCCTTCCTGATGGGTGCCGCTGCCCCCTTGTTCAACGGCCCTTACATGGCGATGATCCAGAAGTCTTATGAGCCTGAGCTCTTGGGGCGTGTGCTTTCCTTTGTCACGAGCATTGGACTCTTGTCCTCCCCGATCGGGCTTGCCCTGGCGGGACCTGTAGCCGACCGGTTCGGCGTTCCGTTCTGGTTCTTCTGGTCGGGGATAGTCGTGGTTCTGATTGGAGTATTCCTGCTGGCCAGATTTGCCGGAACCGGTGCAGACGAGCCATCAGCCAGTGAATAA